Proteins from one Nitrospirota bacterium genomic window:
- a CDS encoding cytochrome c3 family protein — translation MKKIVIVSTLVLAFVVGLFGFAEITPTQAEYADLTLNRYAEQAGMPPVVFPHWFHRIRFKCKVCHEDIFLMRQGSNDINMQKIMQGEYCGKCHNGKIAWAPIYCDRCHSGASTVAIPESRGFLK, via the coding sequence ATGAAAAAGATAGTTATAGTCAGTACTCTCGTTCTTGCCTTCGTTGTTGGTCTCTTTGGCTTTGCTGAAATCACACCAACTCAGGCCGAATATGCGGACCTTACCCTGAACAGGTACGCAGAGCAGGCAGGTATGCCGCCTGTGGTATTTCCGCACTGGTTCCACCGCATTAGATTTAAGTGCAAGGTCTGCCATGAAGATATATTCCTTATGAGACAGGGTTCTAATGATATTAACATGCAGAAGATCATGCAGGGAGAGTATTGCGGCAAGTGTCACAACGGGAAAATAGCATGGGCTCCAATATATTGCGACAGGTGTCATTCCGGTGCGAGCACAGTAGCAATTCCGGAGTCCCGTGGATTCTTGAAATAA
- the htpX gene encoding zinc metalloprotease HtpX: MNTLKTTLFLAALSVLFIFIGSILGGQNGATMALVMAGVMNIGAYWFSDKIVLAMYRARQVTEKEFPELFGIVRELTMRASLPMPKVYVMDNPAPNAFATGRNPEHAAVAVTTGILSLLTRDELAGVVGHELAHIKNRDILISTVAATIAGAISYITHLASWGLMFGGGRRDDNDRNPLGSVVAIAVMILAPIAAMLIQMAISRSREYRADEGGAAICGNPLSLAGALKKLHAGTCRAPMNANPATAHMFIVSPLSGSGMLSLFSTHPPIEERVARLEALAGRR; encoded by the coding sequence ATCAATACATTGAAAACAACACTTTTCCTGGCGGCACTTTCTGTCCTGTTTATATTTATAGGCTCTATTCTGGGAGGACAAAATGGCGCTACCATGGCACTTGTGATGGCAGGTGTGATGAACATTGGCGCATACTGGTTCAGCGACAAGATAGTCCTTGCCATGTACAGGGCAAGGCAGGTCACAGAAAAGGAGTTCCCTGAGTTGTTCGGCATTGTCCGCGAGCTCACGATGAGGGCAAGCCTGCCTATGCCAAAGGTCTATGTCATGGACAACCCTGCGCCTAATGCCTTTGCAACAGGCAGAAATCCGGAGCACGCTGCAGTGGCGGTTACAACAGGTATTTTAAGCCTCCTTACGAGGGATGAGCTGGCCGGTGTAGTCGGCCATGAACTGGCCCACATCAAAAATCGCGACATCCTTATAAGTACGGTAGCAGCAACTATTGCCGGAGCCATCAGCTATATTACCCATCTGGCTTCATGGGGTCTTATGTTCGGAGGGGGCCGGAGGGATGATAATGACCGGAATCCTCTGGGCTCTGTTGTTGCGATTGCCGTAATGATACTTGCGCCTATAGCTGCCATGTTAATCCAGATGGCCATTTCACGCTCCCGTGAGTATCGGGCAGATGAAGGCGGCGCTGCGATATGCGGCAACCCCCTTTCGCTTGCAGGTGCTTTAAAGAAACTTCATGCTGGTACATGCCGTGCTCCAATGAATGCCAATCCTGCTACTGCACATATGTTTATAGTCAGTCCACTCTCAGGTTCGGGTATGTTATCTCTGTTTTCCACACATCCCCCGATAGAGGAACGGGTGGCAAGACTTGAGGCTTTGGCAGGCAGAAGATAG
- a CDS encoding methionyl-tRNA formyltransferase codes for MGTPSLSVPFLDAIIKSGRDVVYAVTQTDKQKGRGQKLVASPVKEFALSHGIPVLQPKKLSDSSFSEAIRASSPDYIVVVAYGRIIPLEILQIPKKNPVNVHASLLPEYRGASPIQRAIMDGRSFTGVTTMVMFPELDAGDILLQERIEIDRCDTSGSLGIKMTKTGPGLLIRTLDGLDRGEVVPVPQEHDKASYAPIIRKEEGLIDWKDSAENIYNRIRAFDPWPGAFTFYNGKRWGVWKADIVDRHVQSSVNGEIIEAGPQGIVIVTGDRALKITELQAEGKKRMPAGEYLRGHNVEKGAILKGI; via the coding sequence ATGGGGACCCCATCCCTCAGCGTCCCCTTTCTCGATGCAATCATTAAAAGCGGGCGTGACGTAGTATATGCAGTGACCCAGACCGATAAGCAAAAAGGGAGAGGTCAAAAACTTGTTGCATCTCCTGTTAAGGAGTTTGCTTTATCGCATGGTATCCCTGTCCTTCAACCTAAAAAACTGTCTGACAGTTCCTTTTCTGAGGCAATAAGAGCTTCTTCTCCTGATTATATAGTCGTAGTTGCCTACGGCAGGATAATACCCCTGGAAATTTTACAGATACCGAAAAAGAACCCTGTCAATGTTCATGCGTCCCTCCTGCCGGAATACCGGGGTGCATCTCCTATCCAGCGTGCGATAATGGATGGGCGGAGTTTCACAGGGGTAACGACAATGGTGATGTTCCCGGAACTTGATGCCGGGGATATATTACTGCAGGAAAGAATCGAAATAGACAGGTGTGATACATCAGGCAGTCTTGGCATAAAGATGACAAAGACAGGCCCTGGCCTTCTCATAAGGACACTTGATGGCCTGGACAGGGGGGAAGTCGTTCCTGTGCCACAGGAGCACGACAAGGCTTCATATGCCCCCATTATCAGGAAAGAAGAAGGTCTTATAGATTGGAAGGACAGTGCAGAAAATATCTATAACAGGATACGGGCATTTGACCCGTGGCCGGGGGCATTTACTTTTTATAATGGGAAGAGATGGGGGGTGTGGAAGGCTGATATAGTGGACAGACATGTACAGTCATCTGTGAATGGAGAGATCATAGAGGCCGGCCCTCAGGGTATTGTAATTGTGACTGGGGACCGGGCATTGAAGATTACAGAGCTGCAGGCAGAGGGTAAGAAGCGGATGCCGGCAGGGGAGTATCTGAGGGGACACAATGTTGAGAAGGGTGCAATTTTAAAGGGAATTTGA